A single region of the Candidatus Methylacidithermus pantelleriae genome encodes:
- the cysS gene encoding cysteine--tRNA ligase: MELWLYNTRTRKKERFEPLEPGLVRMYSCGPTVYHYAHIGNFRAFLFSDLLRRTLRYFGFRVCHVMNFTDVDDKTIREARESGKNLRELTDFYIEAFRKDMALLRMETPEYQPRATDHIPEMIELIAKLLQKGHAYIGADGSVYFRIRSFPAYGQLARLDFSGLKPGARVAQDEYHKEGLGDFVLWKAWKPEDGDVYWESPWGKGRPGWHIECSAMSMKYLGPRLDIHCGGIDLIFPHHENEIAQSESATGVPFVRFWCHCAHVMVEGQKMSKSLGNLYTVHDVLARGYEGRHLRYALLATTHYRQTLQFSWEAMEAARSSMDRIDDWIRRWEALEPDHFLPENKDELGKGFLERFERALADDLNVPEAVGHLFDFIRVTNRIMDEKGLLPAIPAIWEKLDSVLGLGKPQEWIPPQVQAILEERAQARARKDWSTSDLLRNRLAEMGWVVRDTPKGQEVRRGKSGS, from the coding sequence ATGGAACTCTGGCTCTATAACACCCGGACAAGGAAAAAGGAACGTTTTGAGCCTCTGGAGCCCGGACTGGTCCGCATGTACAGCTGCGGTCCTACCGTGTATCACTATGCCCATATCGGCAATTTCCGGGCGTTTCTTTTTTCAGATCTTCTTCGGCGAACCCTTCGGTACTTTGGGTTCCGGGTTTGCCATGTCATGAACTTTACTGATGTGGACGATAAAACCATCCGGGAAGCCCGGGAATCAGGTAAGAACCTGCGAGAATTGACCGATTTTTATATCGAAGCGTTTCGGAAAGACATGGCCCTTTTACGAATGGAGACCCCGGAATACCAGCCCCGGGCCACCGATCATATTCCCGAAATGATTGAGCTAATTGCGAAACTTCTCCAAAAAGGACACGCCTATATCGGTGCAGATGGCTCGGTCTATTTTCGCATCCGGTCCTTCCCCGCGTACGGACAGCTTGCGCGACTGGACTTTTCCGGCTTGAAACCGGGTGCTCGGGTTGCTCAGGACGAGTACCATAAGGAGGGTTTAGGTGATTTTGTCCTCTGGAAAGCCTGGAAACCGGAAGATGGCGACGTGTACTGGGAATCTCCTTGGGGCAAGGGAAGGCCCGGATGGCATATCGAGTGCTCTGCTATGAGTATGAAATACCTGGGGCCGCGGCTGGATATCCATTGTGGGGGGATCGATCTCATTTTTCCTCACCATGAAAATGAAATTGCACAAAGCGAAAGCGCGACCGGTGTCCCCTTTGTGCGTTTCTGGTGCCACTGTGCCCATGTCATGGTCGAAGGGCAAAAAATGTCCAAGTCCCTAGGAAATCTTTACACGGTTCATGACGTCCTCGCGCGCGGGTACGAAGGCCGCCACTTACGCTACGCGCTTTTGGCCACAACCCACTACCGGCAGACGCTCCAATTTTCGTGGGAAGCTATGGAAGCGGCGCGCTCGAGCATGGACCGCATCGACGACTGGATCCGCCGGTGGGAGGCGTTGGAACCGGATCACTTCCTGCCCGAAAACAAAGACGAACTCGGAAAGGGGTTCCTCGAACGTTTTGAGCGAGCGCTGGCCGATGACTTGAATGTCCCGGAGGCGGTAGGACATCTTTTTGACTTTATCCGGGTGACCAATCGGATCATGGACGAAAAGGGCCTACTGCCGGCGATCCCGGCTATTTGGGAAAAGCTGGATTCGGTATTAGGTCTAGGAAAGCCACAGGAATGGATTCCTCCGCAAGTCCAAGCGATTCTAGAGGAGCGGGCCCAGGCTCGCGCGCGGAAAGATTGGTCGACGAGCGATCTTTTGCGGAATCGGCTGGCCGAGATGGGATGGGTGGTTCGGGACACGCCCAAGGGGCAGGAAGTACGAAGGGGAAAATCTGGGTCCTAA
- a CDS encoding Mut7-C RNAse domain-containing protein: protein MNTATFRLYGPLNDFLPARLRQRLLERPVTGRSTVKDSLESLGVPHPEIALILVNGNPVDFHYLVQAGDRVSAFPQFWQWEISSLSKVSPPPLEEPRFVVDVNLGRLARHMRLLGFDTLYLPQAEDEELARKSCEEKRWLLTRDPELLKRSCVQYGYWVRQRYPGDQAVEVIQKFSLESAARPGSRCLVCNSLLVSFARESLPPECWSQVPPRVRNHYKEFRLCPGCSKVYWAGTHWDRMERFASLVLERTRKESQGKAGKP, encoded by the coding sequence ATGAACACAGCGACATTCCGTCTTTATGGCCCTCTTAATGACTTTTTACCTGCCCGTTTGCGGCAACGTCTTTTGGAGCGTCCGGTAACCGGCCGTTCCACGGTTAAGGATAGCCTCGAGAGCCTGGGAGTACCCCATCCAGAGATTGCCTTGATTCTGGTAAATGGGAATCCGGTTGACTTTCATTACTTAGTCCAGGCGGGGGATCGAGTCAGTGCTTTTCCCCAATTTTGGCAGTGGGAGATTTCCTCTCTTTCGAAGGTTTCGCCTCCTCCCCTGGAAGAGCCGCGGTTCGTGGTGGATGTGAATCTCGGCCGATTGGCTCGCCACATGCGGCTTTTGGGATTTGATACCCTGTATTTGCCCCAGGCGGAGGATGAGGAACTGGCCCGCAAAAGTTGTGAAGAAAAACGATGGCTTCTCACCCGGGACCCAGAGCTTCTTAAACGGTCCTGCGTGCAATACGGCTATTGGGTGCGTCAGCGCTACCCCGGGGATCAAGCGGTAGAAGTGATCCAAAAGTTCTCTTTGGAGAGCGCGGCGCGCCCGGGAAGTCGCTGCCTGGTTTGCAATAGCCTCCTTGTTTCGTTCGCACGAGAGAGCTTGCCGCCAGAATGCTGGAGCCAGGTCCCTCCGCGCGTACGAAACCATTACAAAGAGTTTCGGCTTTGTCCCGGGTGCTCCAAAGTGTATTGGGCGGGAACCCACTGGGATCGCATGGAGCGTTTTGCTTCTCTTGTACTGGAGCGAACTCGCAAGGAATCGCAAGGAAAAGCTGGGAAACCATAG
- a CDS encoding phosphoenolpyruvate carboxykinase (ATP) has translation MQLEVLGLKDLSVVYANLSAPALCEDAIRRQEGRLTSSGAFVFYTGKRTGRSPKDRFFVLEPESEKEIAWGKWNQPVEEKVFEAVWNRACVYLKGKEVYVQELSVGSEGLYRLPVCIITERAVHSWFARIMFRKEPVENESVFKDSPYVVLHVPGLELDPAKDATRSEAFIGIHLGKRRVLIAGTGYSGEMKKSVFSVMNYLLPQKDVLSMHCAANCGDSGQDAALFFGLSGTGKTSLSADSSRWLVGDDEHGWGKTGIFNLEGGCYAKLLGLSEKREPEIFRAVQRFGALLENVTMEPQDRIVSFEDASLTENTRGSYPLEFFGRVANGAKAGHAKHIFFLSCDAFGVLPPVAKLEPLQALYYFLTGYTANVGQTEVELREPKAVFSPCFGAPFMPLAPYRYAELLQRWIQQQRVRVWLVNTGWVTGPVGTGYRIPIEHTRSLVARILDGTLEQVPMERCRTFGWELPTRCPGVPDALLNPRRSWPDPLRYREKVQELVHLFHRFVDDGGVDMPSAIRKAGPVTGE, from the coding sequence ATGCAACTGGAAGTACTTGGTCTTAAAGATCTCAGTGTGGTCTACGCGAATCTTTCGGCTCCAGCTCTTTGTGAGGACGCAATCCGGCGCCAGGAAGGACGATTAACTTCGTCGGGAGCGTTTGTGTTTTATACGGGGAAACGCACAGGGCGAAGTCCTAAGGATCGATTTTTCGTACTCGAGCCTGAATCGGAGAAAGAAATTGCCTGGGGGAAGTGGAACCAGCCTGTAGAAGAGAAGGTGTTTGAGGCCGTTTGGAATCGGGCATGTGTGTATCTTAAAGGCAAGGAAGTTTACGTCCAAGAGCTTTCGGTGGGGTCTGAGGGATTATATCGTTTACCAGTTTGTATCATTACAGAAAGGGCGGTTCATTCATGGTTTGCTCGGATCATGTTTCGAAAAGAGCCGGTAGAAAACGAAAGTGTATTCAAAGATTCTCCGTATGTGGTTTTGCATGTTCCTGGGTTAGAGCTCGATCCTGCAAAGGATGCGACAAGGTCCGAGGCTTTCATTGGTATTCACCTGGGGAAAAGGAGAGTTCTGATTGCCGGTACGGGTTATTCGGGAGAAATGAAAAAGTCAGTTTTTAGTGTAATGAATTACTTGTTGCCTCAAAAGGATGTTCTTTCGATGCATTGCGCCGCTAACTGTGGGGATTCGGGTCAGGATGCAGCGCTATTTTTTGGCCTTTCTGGGACGGGCAAGACGAGTTTATCAGCTGATTCATCCCGATGGTTGGTTGGAGACGATGAACACGGATGGGGAAAGACGGGGATTTTTAACCTTGAGGGAGGATGTTACGCGAAGCTCCTTGGGCTTTCAGAGAAGCGAGAGCCCGAGATTTTCCGGGCCGTTCAGCGATTTGGTGCCCTGTTGGAAAATGTAACGATGGAACCGCAGGATCGGATCGTCTCTTTTGAGGATGCTTCCCTCACGGAAAACACTAGGGGAAGTTATCCCCTGGAGTTTTTTGGGAGGGTGGCCAACGGGGCCAAAGCAGGGCATGCGAAGCATATCTTTTTTCTTTCCTGTGACGCGTTTGGGGTTCTTCCTCCGGTTGCCAAGTTGGAACCCCTGCAGGCCCTTTACTATTTTTTGACGGGATACACCGCCAACGTTGGGCAGACGGAAGTCGAGCTTCGCGAACCGAAAGCCGTCTTTAGTCCCTGTTTTGGTGCTCCCTTTATGCCGCTGGCCCCTTATCGATACGCCGAACTTCTCCAACGGTGGATACAGCAGCAGCGAGTGAGGGTTTGGCTAGTGAATACGGGCTGGGTTACTGGCCCAGTCGGAACCGGTTACCGGATTCCGATTGAGCACACGCGAAGCCTTGTAGCGCGGATTTTGGACGGAACGTTGGAGCAAGTTCCGATGGAGCGGTGTCGCACTTTTGGCTGGGAGTTGCCAACCCGTTGTCCAGGGGTTCCGGATGCACTTCTCAACCCAAGGAGGAGTTGGCCGGACCCCTTGCGCTATCGGGAGAAGGTTCAAGAGCTTGTCCATTTATTCCATAGGTTTGTAGATGACGGAGGAGTGGACATGCCCTCGGCAATCCGAAAGGCGGGTCCTGTCACCGGGGAATAA